One window from the genome of Pyrobaculum ferrireducens encodes:
- a CDS encoding 30S ribosomal protein S12, translated as MPGKKSPYGLFAGGKLKRKRQKFKWNDVTYKRKMLGLVEKYDPLEGAPMARGIVLEKVGVEARKPNAAVRKCVRVQLVKNGKVVTAFVPLDGSLNYINEHDEVVIERIGGPEGRSLGDIPGVRFKVIKVNGVSLWAIWRGKKQKPTR; from the coding sequence GTGCCTGGTAAAAAATCGCCGTATGGGCTATTTGCAGGTGGAAAGTTGAAAAGAAAGAGGCAGAAATTTAAGTGGAACGACGTGACTTACAAGCGTAAGATGTTAGGTCTTGTTGAGAAGTACGACCCTCTCGAGGGCGCCCCCATGGCGCGAGGTATAGTCCTTGAGAAGGTGGGCGTCGAGGCTAGGAAGCCCAACGCCGCCGTTCGTAAATGTGTGAGAGTCCAGCTGGTGAAGAACGGCAAGGTTGTGACCGCCTTCGTGCCGCTGGACGGTAGCCTAAACTATATAAACGAGCACGACGAGGTGGTAATTGAGCGCATCGGCGGCCCCGAGGGGAGGTCGCTCGGTGACATACCAGGTGTTAGGTTTAAAGTAATTAAGGTCAACGGCGTCTCGCTCTGGGCTATCTGGCGCGGCAAGAAGCAGAAACCGACTAGGTAA
- a CDS encoding NusA-like transcription termination signal-binding factor, producing MPDIRLTEEEIRYATLFESITGVTPIDVVIDPEYSRIIYVVQKNQAAIAVGRGGSNVKMLRQIVGKDVEIVESGDSPEELIKNSLYPAKVIMVKVTKAPSGAKVAITTVAPEDKGVAIGKNGRNIARAKLLARRYYDIEKIILA from the coding sequence ATGCCTGACATTAGGCTCACAGAGGAGGAGATTAGGTACGCCACTCTTTTTGAAAGCATTACCGGGGTTACGCCTATCGACGTCGTCATCGACCCCGAGTATTCGAGGATTATCTATGTTGTTCAGAAAAACCAGGCGGCCATCGCCGTGGGGAGGGGTGGGTCAAACGTCAAGATGCTGAGGCAGATTGTGGGCAAAGATGTGGAAATTGTAGAGAGCGGCGACTCGCCCGAAGAGTTGATAAAAAACAGTCTCTACCCCGCCAAGGTAATTATGGTAAAGGTGACAAAGGCCCCCTCTGGGGCGAAGGTGGCTATTACAACCGTCGCCCCAGAGGACAAGGGCGTGGCAATTGGTAAAAACGGCCGTAACATTGCAAGGGCTAAGTTGCTGGCGAGGCGTTACTACGACATTGAGAAGATAATTCTGGCGTAG
- a CDS encoding 50S ribosomal protein L13 — MNIVKKTLDISKLPEDGEMVIDAEGHVMGRLATYIAKTLLEKPRLRIVVVNAEKLVVTGDEKMVVEWFKRRIGEWRTHYNPEKVGPKIPRRPDRVFKRVVRGMLPKDVETGRLALKRLRVYMSIPIEMFERKRVVVYEVPKAKLRVRPLLKYVTLEEVWRGIDPAAWEKWRKAVEIWGKKLKQAPSG, encoded by the coding sequence ATGAATATTGTTAAGAAGACTCTAGATATATCTAAACTCCCGGAGGACGGCGAAATGGTTATAGACGCAGAGGGGCATGTGATGGGTAGGCTCGCCACGTACATCGCCAAGACATTACTTGAGAAGCCGCGTCTGCGGATTGTCGTGGTAAATGCAGAGAAGCTTGTGGTGACCGGCGACGAGAAGATGGTTGTTGAGTGGTTTAAGAGGAGGATAGGGGAGTGGCGTACTCACTACAACCCCGAGAAGGTGGGGCCTAAAATCCCGAGGAGACCTGACCGCGTGTTTAAGAGAGTTGTGCGGGGGATGTTGCCTAAGGACGTGGAGACTGGGCGCTTGGCTTTGAAGAGGTTGAGGGTGTACATGTCCATCCCCATCGAGATGTTTGAAAGAAAAAGGGTAGTGGTATATGAGGTTCCCAAGGCGAAGCTTAGGGTAAGGCCCTTGTTGAAGTATGTAACTCTCGAGGAGGTGTGGCGTGGTATCGACCCAGCCGCGTGGGAAAAGTGGAGAAAGGCCGTAGAGATTTGGGGTAAAAAATTAAAACAGGCACCTAGCGGGTAG
- a CDS encoding 30S ribosomal protein S9: MSAGTSGAKVLQEAPRVVISVGKKKTAVARAVLRPGIGRVRINGYPLELWPIEMARVKMSEPLVLAGDLAKKVDIDVNVSGGGYMGQATAVRIAIARGLVAFFQSQELKELYEKYDSYMLKGDPRRTEPKKPGIKHARSKRQKAYR, from the coding sequence ATGTCGGCGGGCACGTCCGGCGCCAAGGTGCTACAGGAGGCGCCTAGAGTTGTTATTTCTGTCGGTAAGAAGAAGACTGCCGTGGCTAGGGCCGTTTTAAGACCCGGCATTGGCCGGGTTAGGATCAACGGCTATCCTCTAGAGCTGTGGCCGATAGAAATGGCGAGGGTAAAAATGAGCGAGCCTTTGGTGCTGGCGGGAGATCTAGCTAAGAAGGTGGATATAGATGTGAATGTTTCCGGCGGCGGCTACATGGGGCAAGCCACGGCCGTGAGGATAGCCATAGCAAGGGGACTCGTGGCCTTTTTCCAAAGCCAAGAGCTGAAGGAGCTGTATGAAAAATATGACTCATATATGTTGAAAGGCGACCCCAGACGTACCGAGCCAAAGAAGCCCGGGATAAAGCACGCGAGGAGTAAGAGGCAGAAGGCCTACAGATGA
- a CDS encoding DNA-directed RNA polymerase subunit N: MIIPIRCFTCGRPLGHLYAVFKKRVLAGEHPGAVFDSLGVTRYCCRRTLMAHVEWIEDLLVYEKRI; the protein is encoded by the coding sequence ATGATTATCCCAATCCGCTGCTTTACCTGTGGCAGACCGCTGGGCCATTTATACGCAGTTTTCAAGAAGAGGGTGCTCGCCGGGGAGCATCCAGGCGCGGTGTTCGACAGCCTAGGCGTGACTAGGTATTGCTGCAGGAGGACTTTGATGGCACATGTGGAGTGGATTGAAGATCTCCTTGTATACGAGAAGCGTATCTGA
- a CDS encoding DNA-directed RNA polymerase subunit B yields the protein MVDLLPLPVVTSPSDGGFPTRDDRWVLVERFIKDKGLASHQIKSFNDFLDKKLPRIVEDFKVVETEIKGLKLVLERIEVGWPRIKESDGSESLIYPMEARLRNATYSAPLYLTATLYVDDEPYATETFYIGELPIMVKSKRCNLTRLRTGEYAKRFEDPQDFGGYFIINGSERVIISQEDLVADRPIYDKGDKPSVRYLAKTISTGIGYRSTLTVEFSRDGVIYATLSAMPVKIPFPIYMKALGLETDEEVVKAVSDDPEIQKELLPSLIAANQIAITREDALDFIGGKVAVGQPRPVRVERALQLLDRYFLPHLGTTVADEKRQQEIRLKKALMLGQIVKGLVELHLGRRKPDDKDHVANKRVRLVGDLMTQLFRTVFKQFLQELKSQLEKYYARGRIPHIQTVVRPDIITERVRQALATGNWVGGKTGVSQILDRTNYLSTLSYLRRVVSSLSRTQPHFEARDLHPTQWGRLCAVETPEGQNVGLVKNLALLAEITTGVDEGEVEQMLYGMGVVPILKARDEGVAGAEVYLNGRLIGVHPNPDELAAAVRGLRRQGKISDEINIAVLNGVVYVNSDGGRIRRPLLVVEDGKLKLTKEVVERVKRGDLTWDDLVKTGVVEYLDADEEENAHIATDPHVDLSNYTHVEIIPSSILGAVASIIPYLEHNQSPRNQYEAAMAKQSLGLPQSNLLYKLDSRGHMLYYPERPIVTTRGLELIGYSKRPAGQNAVVALLTYTGYNIEDAVILNKASVERGMFRSVFYRTYETEEQKYPGGEEDRIEIPDSSVKGYRGPEAYSHLDEDGIAPPEVYVSSNEVLIGKTSPPRFYTTLEAERILKERRDASVAVRRGERGIVDRVIVTESPEGNKLVKVRLRELRIPELGDKFASRHGQKGVLGMLLRHEDMPFTEDGIVPDIIVNPHALPSRMTVAQLLESMAGKVGASTGHLVDATPFEGVKEEDLRKLLLKLGYKWDGKEVMYSGITGERLVADIFIGVVYYQKLHHMVADKIHARARGPVQILTRQPTEGRAREGGLRLGEMERDVLIAHGASALLYERLVESSDKYVMYVCELCGLPAYLDAKSNKPRCPIHGDAGQFAKVVVPYAFKLLLQELIALGIYPKIELSEVLD from the coding sequence ATGGTTGATCTCCTCCCGTTGCCTGTAGTTACCTCGCCCTCGGATGGGGGGTTCCCCACGAGGGATGATAGGTGGGTTTTGGTGGAGAGGTTTATTAAGGATAAGGGGCTGGCTAGCCACCAAATAAAGTCATTTAACGATTTTCTTGATAAGAAGTTGCCTCGAATTGTTGAGGATTTCAAAGTTGTAGAAACTGAGATTAAGGGACTTAAACTCGTGTTGGAGAGAATTGAGGTAGGGTGGCCTAGGATTAAGGAGAGTGACGGCTCCGAGTCGTTGATATACCCTATGGAGGCGCGGCTCCGCAACGCCACCTACTCAGCACCTCTGTACCTAACTGCGACTCTCTACGTCGACGACGAGCCATACGCCACTGAGACTTTTTACATCGGAGAGCTTCCCATTATGGTTAAGTCTAAGCGCTGTAACTTAACTAGGCTGAGGACTGGTGAATATGCGAAGAGATTCGAGGATCCGCAGGACTTCGGGGGGTACTTCATAATAAATGGCAGCGAGAGGGTGATAATATCGCAGGAGGACCTCGTCGCTGATAGGCCTATCTACGACAAGGGTGACAAGCCCTCGGTTAGGTATCTGGCCAAGACCATCTCCACCGGCATTGGGTATAGGAGCACCTTAACTGTGGAGTTCAGCCGAGATGGGGTGATCTACGCCACGCTCTCGGCGATGCCTGTCAAGATACCATTCCCCATATACATGAAGGCCCTTGGCCTTGAGACAGATGAGGAGGTTGTCAAGGCGGTGTCGGACGACCCTGAGATTCAGAAGGAGCTTCTCCCGTCGCTGATAGCGGCTAACCAGATAGCCATCACTAGAGAAGACGCCTTGGATTTCATCGGCGGTAAGGTGGCCGTGGGGCAGCCCAGGCCTGTGAGAGTTGAGCGTGCTCTGCAGTTGCTAGACAGGTACTTCCTGCCTCACCTCGGCACGACGGTGGCCGACGAGAAGAGACAACAGGAGATTAGGTTGAAGAAGGCGTTGATGCTTGGGCAGATAGTAAAGGGGCTGGTGGAGCTACACCTGGGCAGGAGGAAGCCCGACGACAAGGACCACGTGGCCAACAAGAGGGTGCGTCTCGTCGGGGATTTGATGACTCAGCTATTCCGCACCGTGTTTAAGCAGTTTCTCCAGGAGCTGAAGAGCCAGTTGGAGAAGTACTACGCCAGGGGGAGGATACCTCATATACAGACGGTGGTGAGGCCCGACATAATTACTGAGCGTGTTAGGCAGGCCCTCGCCACTGGGAACTGGGTCGGCGGCAAGACCGGCGTGTCGCAGATACTAGACCGCACGAACTACCTATCGACGCTGAGTTATCTTAGGCGGGTTGTGTCGTCTCTCTCCAGGACTCAGCCCCACTTCGAGGCGCGTGATTTGCACCCAACCCAGTGGGGGAGGCTCTGCGCGGTGGAGACGCCGGAGGGTCAAAACGTCGGCCTTGTAAAGAACTTGGCACTCCTCGCAGAGATCACCACGGGCGTAGATGAGGGGGAGGTTGAGCAGATGCTGTACGGAATGGGCGTCGTCCCTATCTTAAAGGCAAGGGATGAGGGGGTAGCCGGCGCCGAGGTGTACCTAAACGGGAGGCTCATCGGCGTGCATCCCAACCCAGATGAGCTGGCCGCCGCAGTTAGGGGGCTTAGGAGGCAGGGCAAGATAAGCGACGAAATCAACATCGCCGTGTTGAACGGAGTTGTGTATGTGAACTCAGACGGGGGCCGCATCAGGAGGCCTCTTCTCGTGGTTGAAGATGGCAAATTGAAGCTAACCAAGGAGGTGGTTGAGAGAGTCAAGAGGGGTGACTTGACTTGGGACGACTTGGTGAAGACCGGCGTCGTGGAGTACCTAGATGCCGATGAGGAGGAGAATGCCCACATCGCGACGGATCCACACGTGGATCTGTCCAACTACACGCATGTTGAGATTATCCCCTCGTCTATACTCGGCGCAGTTGCCTCCATAATACCCTACCTTGAGCATAACCAATCTCCGCGTAATCAGTACGAGGCCGCCATGGCGAAGCAGTCGCTGGGTCTGCCGCAGTCCAACCTGCTCTACAAGCTAGACTCCCGTGGCCACATGTTGTACTACCCAGAGAGGCCGATAGTGACGACCCGCGGCTTGGAGCTCATCGGCTATTCCAAGAGACCGGCTGGCCAGAACGCCGTTGTGGCGTTGCTCACATACACAGGCTACAACATCGAGGACGCCGTCATACTGAATAAGGCGTCGGTGGAGCGGGGCATGTTCCGCTCGGTGTTTTACAGGACCTACGAGACAGAGGAGCAGAAGTACCCCGGGGGCGAGGAGGATAGAATTGAGATACCGGACAGCTCGGTGAAGGGGTATAGAGGACCCGAGGCGTACAGCCACCTAGACGAGGACGGCATCGCGCCGCCGGAGGTGTATGTGAGTAGTAACGAAGTTCTCATCGGCAAGACGTCCCCACCCAGGTTTTACACGACGCTGGAGGCCGAGCGTATTCTCAAGGAGCGGAGAGACGCCTCAGTCGCAGTTAGACGCGGCGAGAGGGGCATTGTGGACAGGGTGATTGTCACCGAGTCTCCGGAGGGCAATAAGCTGGTCAAGGTGCGGCTGAGGGAGTTAAGGATCCCCGAGCTTGGGGATAAATTTGCCTCCCGCCACGGGCAGAAAGGCGTCTTGGGAATGTTGCTGAGACATGAAGACATGCCGTTTACAGAAGACGGCATAGTTCCCGACATTATTGTCAACCCACATGCTCTGCCTTCGCGCATGACTGTGGCGCAACTACTGGAGAGCATGGCTGGCAAGGTAGGCGCCTCCACGGGGCATCTCGTAGACGCCACCCCCTTCGAGGGGGTGAAGGAGGAGGACCTGAGAAAGTTGTTGCTGAAGCTAGGCTACAAGTGGGATGGCAAGGAGGTTATGTACAGCGGCATAACTGGCGAGAGGCTGGTGGCCGACATCTTTATCGGAGTTGTTTACTACCAGAAGCTCCACCACATGGTTGCCGACAAGATACACGCAAGGGCGAGGGGCCCCGTGCAGATCTTGACGAGGCAACCCACCGAGGGGAGGGCCCGCGAGGGCGGCCTCAGGCTGGGCGAGATGGAGCGCGACGTCCTCATAGCACACGGCGCCTCTGCCCTTCTGTACGAGAGGCTCGTCGAGTCGAGCGACAAGTACGTAATGTATGTATGCGAACTCTGCGGCCTCCCGGCGTATCTAGACGCCAAGTCTAACAAGCCTAGATGTCCAATACATGGCGACGCCGGCCAGTTCGCCAAGGTGGTGGTGCCATACGCATTTAAATTGTTGCTACAAGAGTTGATAGCCCTTGGCATATATCCAAAAATTGAGCTTTCCGAAGTCTTGGATTAA
- the rpoA1 gene encoding DNA-directed RNA polymerase subunit A', whose translation MSLREEFDTIPRKVIKSIKFGVLSPEIIRKYSVMEVTTSEVYDEGGLPVRGGIADRRLGVAEPGARCETCGQTHDVCPGHFGHIELVKPVVHVGFARVIYDILRTTCPNCGRIMLKDEEIERYRERLTKLKKRWRLLAQNLHEKIRKKAAERVTCPHCGYKKNKIRFERPYYFYEETEDGALVKLDPEILRERLAKVPGEDLELLGINSSVARPEWAVLKVLPVPPPHVRPSIQLETGIRSEDDLTHKLVDIIRMNEKLKIAIETGAPTNVVDNLWDLLQYHVATYFDNELPGIPVAKHRGGRPLKGIAQRLKGKEGRFRGSLSGKRVNYSARTVISPDPHIGINEVGVPYDIAKVLTVPERVTAWNVDVLREYVIRGPETWPGANYVITPEGRRIDLRYVKDKKTLAERLSPGWIVERHLIDGDIVLFNRQPSLHRVSIMGHLVKVLPGRTFRLHLAVCPPYNADFDGDEMNLHVPQTEEARAEARTLMLVERHIITPRYGGAIIGARQDYIIGAYLLSLKTTFLTKKEVAFLLGAGKSGEDPPEPAILHPVELWTGKQIISHFLPRDLNWVQPTAFKSRCQDAYTCPTDEWIIIINGNMVKGVLDKKSIGAEQVDSLWHRIARDYPPEVARRWLDSSLRLFLRYLDLRGFTFGMDSIYIPPEAYEEIDKIVEESLKKVESLIGDFRSGRLEAMPGFTVEETFENKVTEILSRVREDAAVVVEKNIDKNSEGYLMAKTGARGSIVNIVQMVATLGQQTIRGERIRRGFRTRTLPHFPVGDIGAFSGGFVRSCFRCGLTPVEYFFHAAAGRDGLIDTAVRTAQSGYMQRRLINALQDVYVAYDGTVRFGGAMLLQLLYGEDGVDVSRSDHGRVTDIKSLKMSIR comes from the coding sequence GTGTCGTTAAGAGAGGAGTTTGATACTATACCTAGAAAGGTAATTAAGTCTATCAAGTTCGGCGTCCTCAGCCCGGAGATTATTAGGAAATACTCAGTGATGGAGGTCACGACTTCTGAAGTATATGACGAGGGTGGCCTGCCGGTGCGTGGGGGGATTGCCGACAGGCGGCTTGGGGTGGCTGAGCCGGGGGCGCGGTGCGAGACATGTGGACAAACACACGACGTATGTCCTGGGCATTTCGGCCATATTGAATTAGTCAAGCCTGTGGTGCATGTGGGGTTCGCCCGCGTTATCTACGACATTCTGCGAACCACCTGCCCCAACTGCGGGCGTATAATGCTTAAGGATGAGGAGATAGAGAGGTACAGAGAGAGGCTTACTAAGCTTAAGAAGAGGTGGAGGCTACTTGCGCAAAACCTACACGAGAAGATTAGGAAGAAGGCCGCCGAGCGTGTGACGTGCCCCCACTGCGGCTACAAGAAGAACAAGATAAGGTTCGAGCGGCCGTATTACTTCTACGAGGAGACTGAAGACGGCGCCTTGGTGAAGCTTGACCCCGAGATTTTGAGGGAGAGGCTGGCCAAAGTGCCCGGAGAGGACTTGGAGCTCCTCGGCATAAACTCCTCTGTGGCGAGGCCGGAGTGGGCAGTTTTGAAAGTTCTGCCCGTCCCGCCTCCACATGTGAGACCGTCTATACAGCTTGAGACTGGTATTAGGTCTGAGGACGACTTGACGCACAAGCTCGTTGATATCATTAGGATGAATGAGAAGTTGAAGATTGCCATTGAGACGGGCGCTCCTACTAACGTAGTTGACAACTTGTGGGATTTGTTGCAGTACCACGTAGCTACTTATTTCGACAACGAGCTACCGGGCATCCCCGTGGCTAAGCACAGAGGCGGGAGGCCCCTCAAGGGGATTGCACAGAGGCTAAAGGGGAAGGAGGGGAGGTTCAGAGGCTCGCTCTCCGGCAAGCGTGTGAACTACTCGGCACGCACCGTGATAAGCCCAGATCCGCATATAGGCATAAACGAGGTAGGGGTGCCCTATGACATAGCTAAGGTGTTGACCGTGCCGGAGAGGGTAACTGCGTGGAATGTAGACGTCTTGAGAGAGTACGTCATTAGAGGACCTGAGACTTGGCCAGGTGCTAACTATGTCATTACGCCAGAGGGCCGGAGGATCGACTTGCGCTACGTCAAGGACAAGAAGACACTCGCCGAGAGGCTATCCCCCGGCTGGATCGTGGAGAGGCACTTGATAGATGGCGACATTGTGCTTTTCAACCGTCAGCCGAGTCTACACAGAGTTTCAATAATGGGCCACCTAGTCAAGGTGTTGCCCGGCCGGACTTTTAGGCTCCACCTGGCTGTCTGCCCGCCGTATAACGCCGACTTCGACGGAGACGAGATGAATCTACACGTGCCGCAGACAGAGGAGGCTAGGGCTGAGGCTAGGACGTTGATGTTGGTAGAGAGACATATTATCACCCCACGCTACGGAGGCGCCATAATTGGCGCAAGACAAGACTACATCATAGGGGCCTACCTGCTGTCGCTTAAAACTACCTTCTTAACCAAGAAGGAGGTCGCCTTCTTGCTGGGGGCCGGCAAATCGGGTGAGGACCCGCCGGAGCCCGCGATTCTACACCCGGTGGAGCTGTGGACTGGGAAGCAGATAATTTCCCACTTTCTTCCAAGGGATCTCAACTGGGTGCAACCCACGGCATTTAAGTCCAGGTGCCAAGACGCCTATACCTGCCCCACTGACGAGTGGATTATAATTATCAACGGCAACATGGTGAAGGGCGTGCTTGACAAGAAGTCGATCGGCGCGGAGCAGGTAGATTCGCTCTGGCATAGAATCGCCCGGGACTACCCGCCCGAGGTGGCCAGGAGGTGGCTAGACTCCTCGTTGCGGCTCTTCCTGAGGTATCTAGACCTGCGGGGCTTCACCTTCGGCATGGATTCCATATATATACCGCCTGAGGCTTATGAAGAGATTGACAAGATAGTGGAGGAGAGCTTAAAGAAGGTCGAGAGTCTTATCGGTGATTTTAGAAGCGGGCGGCTGGAGGCGATGCCTGGGTTCACCGTGGAGGAGACATTTGAAAACAAGGTGACTGAGATACTGTCAAGAGTTCGCGAAGACGCCGCTGTTGTGGTTGAGAAGAATATTGATAAAAACTCTGAGGGCTACCTAATGGCGAAGACGGGGGCGAGGGGGAGCATCGTAAATATAGTACAGATGGTGGCTACATTGGGACAGCAGACGATAAGAGGTGAGAGAATTAGGCGCGGCTTTAGGACTAGGACTCTACCCCACTTTCCCGTAGGAGACATAGGTGCGTTTTCCGGCGGCTTTGTGAGGAGCTGTTTTAGATGCGGCCTTACGCCGGTTGAGTACTTCTTCCACGCCGCCGCTGGGAGAGACGGGTTGATAGATACGGCTGTGCGTACGGCGCAGTCAGGTTATATGCAGAGGCGCCTCATAAACGCGCTTCAAGACGTCTATGTAGCCTACGACGGCACCGTCAGATTCGGCGGTGCCATGCTTCTCCAACTGCTGTACGGCGAAGATGGCGTGGATGTTAGCCGCTCGGACCACGGCAGGGTTACCGATATAAAGTCGCTTAAGATGTCGATAAGATGA
- the rpoA2 gene encoding DNA-directed RNA polymerase subunit A'' — translation MMSKQELLARISLVLPQPLYKEVENAVKDLDDEKALRLIYRVLKLYATSLVDPGEAIGIVTAQSIGEPGTQMILRSFHYAGLREFSMARGLPRLIEVVDARRNPSTPLMYIYLKPPHNKSREAAEDVAKKIQQVTLEMLAKEVDVDYVAGAITIVLDQDQLRYRGLSVKDVEKIVTKARGKDVSISMRGHTITVSLTTPDILKMRKIRDKVLQTKISGIKGVRKVVLQYDSKNDEWYIVTEGTNLEAVLQLEEVDPTRTYSNDLHEVEEVLGIEATRALVAQEIKRVLEEQGLDVDIRHMYMVADAMTWSGRLRPIGRHGVVGAKESPLARAAFEVTVKTLIEASVRGEEEQFKGVVESIIAGKYVPIGTGIVRLLMQF, via the coding sequence ATGATGTCGAAACAAGAACTGTTAGCCAGGATCTCGCTGGTTTTGCCGCAGCCGCTGTATAAAGAAGTGGAGAACGCAGTGAAGGATCTAGATGATGAAAAAGCCCTGCGGCTAATATACCGAGTCTTGAAGTTGTACGCCACGTCGCTAGTGGACCCAGGGGAGGCTATTGGTATAGTTACGGCGCAGTCCATAGGGGAGCCGGGCACGCAGATGATCCTCCGCTCTTTCCACTACGCGGGGCTTAGGGAGTTCTCCATGGCCAGGGGTCTGCCGAGGCTTATAGAGGTGGTGGACGCCAGGCGGAACCCCTCCACTCCGCTGATGTACATCTACCTAAAGCCGCCGCATAACAAGAGTAGGGAGGCCGCCGAGGATGTGGCGAAAAAGATCCAGCAGGTGACGCTTGAGATGCTGGCTAAAGAGGTCGACGTGGATTACGTCGCCGGCGCCATAACGATAGTGCTGGACCAGGACCAGCTGAGGTACCGGGGGCTCAGCGTGAAGGACGTGGAGAAGATCGTAACCAAGGCGAGGGGGAAGGACGTCTCTATATCCATGCGCGGGCACACAATCACCGTGTCTCTCACCACGCCCGACATCCTCAAGATGAGAAAGATTAGGGACAAGGTCCTTCAGACGAAGATATCAGGCATCAAGGGAGTGAGGAAGGTGGTGTTGCAGTACGACTCCAAAAACGACGAGTGGTATATAGTCACAGAGGGGACGAATTTAGAGGCCGTGCTTCAGCTGGAGGAGGTCGACCCGACTAGGACATACAGCAACGATCTCCACGAGGTTGAAGAGGTATTGGGGATAGAGGCCACGAGGGCCCTGGTGGCGCAGGAGATTAAGCGTGTGTTGGAGGAGCAGGGCCTGGACGTAGATATTAGACATATGTACATGGTGGCTGACGCCATGACTTGGTCGGGTAGGCTGAGGCCTATAGGGCGCCACGGCGTCGTGGGCGCCAAGGAGTCGCCGCTTGCCCGCGCTGCTTTTGAGGTGACGGTGAAGACTCTCATAGAGGCGTCTGTGAGGGGCGAGGAGGAGCAGTTCAAAGGCGTTGTGGAGAGCATAATAGCTGGCAAATACGTCCCAATAGGCACAGGCATTGTCCGCCTCTTGATGCAGTTCTAG
- a CDS encoding 50S ribosomal protein L30e — protein sequence MIDIGRELQVAINTGKIVMGFEETKRAILAGTPRLVILAANAPKWAKEDIEYYAKLAGVPIFVFPGSSIELGAVAKRPHKIMALAVIDPGQSEILKLAEHA from the coding sequence GTGATTGACATAGGTAGAGAGCTCCAAGTAGCGATTAACACCGGCAAGATAGTTATGGGGTTTGAGGAAACTAAGAGGGCAATACTGGCAGGCACCCCCAGGCTGGTTATACTGGCGGCCAACGCGCCTAAGTGGGCGAAGGAGGATATAGAGTACTACGCTAAGCTGGCCGGCGTGCCGATTTTTGTTTTTCCGGGATCCAGCATTGAGCTCGGCGCTGTTGCTAAAAGGCCGCACAAGATTATGGCCCTGGCCGTTATAGACCCCGGCCAGAGCGAGATTTTGAAATTAGCTGAACATGCCTGA
- a CDS encoding DNA-directed RNA polymerase subunit D has translation MPQARVVEKSGLFLKAVVEGVPPTLINSLRRVIISELPVMAIDSVVVVNNTSVMYDEMLAHRLGLIPLTTPLSALPPIEDCVSGLADPSECSARLTLQVTADGDLTVYSGDLVSERPDVAPVYKDIPIVKLVKGQSIVLEAYAKLGVARDHAKWQAALASYYYYPRVEVRNEECRERCREICAKLEDPIECTFNKAWTCKNLCKDGLEVTWERNKYVFWIESYGNYDVETALREAFRILKKKFAFFAEELSRKASVLEKL, from the coding sequence ATGCCCCAGGCGCGGGTTGTTGAGAAATCCGGACTTTTCCTAAAGGCCGTAGTGGAGGGGGTGCCCCCCACTCTCATCAACTCGCTTAGAAGGGTAATTATCTCCGAGCTACCCGTCATGGCGATAGATTCCGTCGTTGTGGTAAACAACACCTCTGTCATGTACGACGAGATGTTGGCGCACAGACTCGGTCTAATCCCCTTGACGACGCCGCTTAGCGCCCTTCCGCCGATAGAGGATTGCGTCTCCGGCCTCGCCGATCCGTCTGAGTGCAGCGCCAGGCTGACCTTGCAGGTAACGGCAGACGGGGACTTAACCGTCTATTCTGGAGATCTCGTCTCTGAGAGGCCGGACGTCGCACCCGTGTATAAAGACATTCCGATAGTAAAACTAGTCAAGGGGCAGAGCATAGTATTGGAGGCATATGCAAAGCTGGGTGTCGCGAGGGATCACGCCAAGTGGCAAGCGGCATTGGCCAGCTATTACTACTACCCCCGTGTAGAGGTGAGAAATGAGGAGTGTAGAGAGAGGTGTAGAGAGATCTGCGCCAAGCTTGAGGATCCAATTGAGTGCACGTTTAATAAGGCGTGGACGTGTAAAAATTTGTGTAAAGACGGGCTGGAGGTCACGTGGGAGAGGAATAAGTACGTCTTCTGGATAGAGTCTTATGGTAATTACGATGTGGAGACCGCACTGAGGGAGGCATTTAGAATTTTAAAGAAGAAGTTCGCCTTTTTTGCCGAGGAGCTTTCCCGCAAGGCATCTGTCCTGGAGAAACTTTAA
- a CDS encoding 50S ribosomal protein L18e: MPPNPTGPTNRQLRMLSRFLRKAARANSANIWRVVAEFIERPRRQRIVVNVGKLSRVVGEGEVVVVPGKLLGGGLLDKRVVVAALSVSPKAAQKVAEAGGEVLTIPELVRRFPKGSGVRIVV, from the coding sequence ATGCCTCCTAATCCAACAGGACCGACAAATAGGCAGTTGAGGATGCTGAGCCGATTTCTAAGGAAGGCTGCGAGAGCTAATTCTGCAAATATTTGGAGGGTCGTGGCGGAGTTTATCGAGAGACCTAGGAGGCAGAGGATAGTTGTAAATGTGGGGAAGTTGAGCAGGGTGGTGGGCGAGGGTGAGGTGGTGGTGGTACCTGGTAAGCTACTTGGGGGTGGGCTACTTGACAAGAGGGTGGTGGTGGCGGCGCTCAGCGTATCCCCTAAGGCGGCTCAGAAGGTAGCGGAGGCGGGCGGGGAGGTGTTGACTATTCCGGAGCTTGTGAGGAGATTTCCAAAGGGGAGCGGGGTGAGGATAGTGGTATGA